In Bactrocera oleae isolate idBacOlea1 chromosome 3, idBacOlea1, whole genome shotgun sequence, a genomic segment contains:
- the Ncoa6 gene encoding serine-rich adhesin for platelets isoform X6, whose protein sequence is MQLKQQIESCVRITVQIPKDAAQRLRQMAAEGNPALHALGIMSVQLDGDSVISIKLPGQEINLKTIDNDEEGLSSDTGETVGDFTQLLDTGGSVGCLSDQFRSGTLLQSQMQCRIPAQNTNLTNKGVLTSSQLQQNQLVQERRNMLLGGPSTSNAAQAILQKQQHQNQNPNPNLQRQLIQGQPLFKPPNTVCPMDGKVPVPPIPSNLNSGSNNRDYPFVSMRQARVLQGRENALNNSLVNSNQVFSTSGSQSLQMPQNGQIERTSGLVSCPNVPLKVIKNSSNVDLLPSTTVLAGNKLQFLQPPPPPYPGIGTVTSNVTNKPLAQINKTVQNYLQKGMGGPPVTTFPVTNSTTNNNNIAISSPLLVNLLQNDGNTTTNQVKLSPQTSLAQQQTSPLQSTSQQQLNQSQHQQLLSSPMRTQSTPNDTVLDHKQVQQQQQTQLLHSENTLMGTTSAMGVSLSTGVNTSMHLHQQQPQTILTSPVSNLFGHHQIQSNFQAQHISSQQNHFLRQQRQQQLQAAVVSIPGTPSQRLMQQQSFQQSQIIHNNQASMQNGDGGIMLTNLHHLQSPNVRQARSVGVLTGHVAVQQKSQQTLQFLSSGSMSPAASHSPASSHHSMHSPLMGSHQQQMLSPSTTPVQSPHPHTPHAHKHISQQQSHQLQLQQQHNQLQHQTAMILPPALSPPSKSVNIHHNSQVPLASSLSSARSSTGSSASLTNTIPPPPDYNQTASATTGWPVSNKMMDSETKSSFQEFARYQMQYNLQQQQMNTNHQSQSNKEDLQKQQFNNHSSSQVGNTIGRLVGESSMDNVAPNALSDPLITLSDFEALTTNDLDALLPTLNCDLDSTLSLDDKNELESLLQDAKDLDLDLIEENLSAVGVDIDETAAAASSLLNAEAGHVPLGVNPMHFEQNGQISQNIQNHMVDGTIVATKQNQLQVQLNNILSRDQVMQNRYKPEDNVFMQNNQSNQKLQLPHNTYSPSIQPAQHSNFQEEPALHRSNARDGAEDFSIQKQFLINPLTGEMEPMQSDDSETEAEQETQQTNSMSKISRAVSSLIESFSCNQSIEGLPNSLLNDSNLCGTSVSKPSDSEQNNRIIPGVGSDTERSPDSLLFNKSNRSIKQAQRDGTHVLNKSVISLNNVTDFCTIKSPNAIFTTGTTSSATLKKKSKSTTLREKQQNNLKEKKQDANTTSGVTKLKRTKANAKSKTVTALPSSNTIPSTTLSESASILATQRTSAVCINNEKIKLRLKLEKKEPVSPAYKVDISFVPSPPLSASETPVSSTLNVPTKSNNSVLLNKNINQNTTVLSVSSQQLQNPQDNSSVVQHQTIDFTNFKPPQIAVNVTPNCSTDEPRVPPLHISLRGGKNSIVIKSSRKDRKKPQSLPNTSSVVSSEDGEDVGSKHIPNKQSQMSDVCTEIRTQEKMQHLYISPNPTSSVFNCSGSGNNSVTLMTSARLPTFPISSDDLSSSATSTTTPSFLGNKNGLTISAIKSLDTKSGSSLNDNKNIIIGSTNVGTLPFPPQLMHQSQYQKHTSHQLSQTCKDPSSLPGTITNTLSNNNILTCSSDNSVNIPNRVINTMNLKTPATITPIGMGGGKPLTKNHKPPSYITAVHQLQLQKHQQKQLQKQAKFGALNESQSAQETIVAVATMLPSATTLKRVTIPKSSVEQDDLVDKSESVTFKAESIVKTEVKISHSNLPTTKNQSHEAVQGESVPVIQIPVTNGTVSVNNVVVSGHQGNAVGTSPPALINVTLRNSPASNGSGTPGHGNGNGTGEDSGIESMDALSEKSPHQQSSSSPTQQQINSGSVGSTSNEKSAATSSDGKNSLKNNISKEKVDHTKNINEKNKLELNLKPQRKDNLLDYTDDEIEKALARMEGFHEDYLEVNSNASTIVSTVEQMPSESIVITKNAISPSKIKGTINGALLEHITETSTDNNENELSEQIIESLTPKEKNSSQYTERNIVLDDKYKSEISVEKPICSRKLNVKASENLSIDDGGKTIFEGKKQGDESNIYSQRSDSIYPPISIEIPTQSETECNRIRTRASSRLESPVDINKSSPTSNESNANSSVVTGIKQLNTTRASSIGSVSPQLSVTISGSETQFGVGNKRKRQESDTSANNSQLNECTEQKRLRTGSISSATSNVAVDDNVRNMNDLSSANDVQDVSKISCSRKCEESSDSDEPLIEVAEKVRNSKAGNVANFNNTEAAIQATLVNLAASGKMEFCNTSSLDKNTRNSRTIIHPSN, encoded by the exons cAGATTGAATCTTGCGTGCGGATAACAGTGCAAATCCCGAAGGATGCGGCTCAACGGTTACGCCAGATGGCAGCGGAGGGCAATCCAGCCCTCCATGCTCTTGGTATTATGTCTGTGCAGTTGGATGGCGATTCTGTGATATCCATAAAATTACCCGGACAGGAGATCAATTTAAAAACTATAG aTAATGACGAGGAAGGTTTATCGAGCGACACGGGTGAGACGGTGGGCGATTTTACACAACTGTTGGATACTGGGGGGAGTGTCGGGTGTCTTAGCGATCAGTTTAGAAGTGGAACACTTTTGCAATCACAAATGCAATGTCGCATCCCTGCACAAAACACCAACCTTACTAATAAAGGAGTACTTACGTCATCACAATTACAGCAAAATCAGCTGGTACAGGAAAGGCGTAATATGCTGCTTGGGGGTCCAAGTACAAGCAATGCAGCGCAAGctattctacaaaaacaacaacatcaaaacCAAAACCCAAACCCAAACCTGCAGCGACAGTTAATTCAAGGCCAACCACTCTTCAAACCGCCAAACACAGTTTGTCCTATGGATGGAAAAGTTCCAGTACCACCAATACCTTCAAATTTAAATAGCGGTTCAAATAATAGGGATTATCCATTTGTTAGTATGAGACAAGCTCGTGTTTTACAAGGTCGGGAAAATGCACTGAATAATAGTCTAGTAAATTCTAATCAAGTATTTTCAACAAGTGGTTCACAATCTTTACAAATGCCGCAAAATGGACAAATAGAACGTACAAGTGGTTTGGTATCGTGTCCCAATGTACcgttaaaagttataaaaaattcttCCAATGTGGATCTTTTGCCTTCAACTACTGTTTTAGCTGGTAATAAACTACAGTTTTTGCAACCTCCACCACCCCCGTATCCAGGTATAGGGACAGTAACATCAAACGTTACAAACAAACCTCTcgctcaaataaacaaaacagtTCAAAACTATTTACAAAAAGGTATGGGAGGTCCACCAGTGACGACTTTTCCAGTAACTAATTCTACgaccaataataataatattgcaatTTCCTCACCGCTGCTTgtgaatttattacaaaatgatGGAAATACGACGACAAATCAAGTAAAATTGTCGCCACAAACTTCATTGGCGCAACAGCAAACATCGCCGTTACAATCCACGAGTCAGCAACAGTTAAATCAAAGCCAACATCAACAGTTATTGAGTTCACCAATGCGAACGCAATCAACACCTAACGACACAGTACTAGACCACAAACaagttcaacaacaacaacagacacAATTGTTACATTCGGAAAATACTTTGATGGGTACAACTTCAGCAATGGGTGTGTCTTTATCGACCGGCGTTAATACGAGCATGCACTTACATCAACAACAACCGCAAACAATCTTGACAAGCCCTGTAAGCAATTTGTTTGGGCATCACCAAATTCAATCTAACTTTCAGGCGCAGCATATTTCATCTCAACAAAACCATTTTTTGCGacaacaacgccaacaacaGTTGCAGGCAGCTGTTGTTTCGATTCCAGGTACTCCTTCGCAACGTTTAATGCAACAACAATCGTTCCAGCAATCtcaaataatacataataatcAGGCATCTATGCAAAATGGTGATGGTGGAATAATGTTAACTAATTTGCATCATCTGCAATCACCAAATGTACGGCAAGCGCGTTCCGTAGGTGTATTGACAGGACACGTTGCTGTGCAGCAAAAATCGCAACAAACACTTCAGTTTCTTTCTTCCGGTAGTATGTCACCTGCAGCGTCGCATTCACCTGCCTCTAGCCACCATTCAATGCATAGTCCGTTAATGGGCTCACACCAACAGCAAATGTTGTCGCCCTCTACAACGCCAGTGCAATCTCCACACCCGCATACGCCACATGCACATAAGCATATTAGTCAACAGCAATCGCATCAGTTGCAACTACAGCAGCAACATAATCAATTACAACATCAGACGGCGATGATTTTACCCCCAGCATTATCGCCGCCATCTAAAAGTGTTAATATTCATCACAACTCACAAGTACCTTTAGCATCATCTTTATCCTCAGCGAGATCCAGTACTGGTAGCAGTGCCtctttgacaaatacaataCCTCCACCACCTGATTATAATCAGACAGCTAGTGCGACAACAGGCTGGCCTGTAAGTAACAAAATGATGGATTCTGAAACTAAGAGTAGTTTCCAGGAGTTTGCTCGTTACCAAATGCAATACAacttacagcaacaacaaatgaataCTAATCATCAATCGCAGTCAAATAAGGAAGATTTGCAAAAACAGCAATTTAACAATCATTCATCCAGTCAGGTAGGGAATACAATTGGAAGATTGGTGGGAGAATCTTCGATGGATAATGTTGCACCTAATGCATTATCAGATCCTTTAATAACTCTATCAGATTTTGAAGCTTTAACAACAAATGATCTTGATGCTTTGCTACCAACATTAAACTGTGATTTGGATTCAACTCTTAGTTTGGATGATAAAAATGAATTGGAATCACTTTTGCAAGATGCGAAAGATCTAGACTTGgatctaattgaggaaaatttaTCTGCTGTAGGAGTAGATATTGATGAGACAGCGGCTGCAGCATCATCGCTTTTAAATGCAGAAGCCGGACACGTCCCACTTGGCGTTAATCCAATGCACTTTGAACAAAATGGGCAAATATCACAAAACATACAAAATCATATGGTTGATGGCACCATAGTGGCCACTAAACAAAATCAGTTGCAAGTGCaactaaataatattctatCACGGGATCAAGTTATGCAAAATCGATATAAACCGGAAGACAATGTGTTTATGCAAAATAATCAATCTAATCAGAAATTGCAGCTACCCCATAATACATATTCCCCTTCTATACAACCTGCGCAACATTCAAATTTTCAAGAGGAGCCTGCGCTTCACCGAAGTAACGCAAGGGATGGAGCGGAGGACTTCTCTATTCAGaagcaatttttaataaatcctCTGACCGGTGAAATGGAACCAATGCAAAGTGATGACAGTGAAACAGAGGCAGAACAGGAAACTCAGCAAACTAATTCTATGTCAAAAATATCTCGTGCAGTGTCGTCATTAATTGAAAGTTTTAGTTGTAATCAATCTATCGAAGGTTTACCCAATTCTCTGTTGAATGATTCAAATTTATGTGGAACCTCTGTGTCAAAACCTTCAGACAGTGAACAAAATAACCGAATCATACCTGGAGTAGGAAGTGATACAGAACGCTCACCTGATTCGTTACTTTTCAACAAATCGAATCGAAGCATTAAACAAGCTCAACGAGATGGCACTCATGTGCTCAACAAATCAGTTATTTCTCTTAACAATGTTACTGACTTTTGTACGATTAAATCACCGAATGCAATTTTTACCACTGGAACGACATCGTCGgctactcttaaaaaaaaatcaaagtcaACAACGCTACGAGAAAAGCAACAGAATAACTTAAAGGAAAAAAAGCAAGATGCAAACACCACTTCTGGAGTGACAAAACTTAAAAGAACAAAAGCAAATGCCAAATCGAAGACGGTTACTGCATTGCCATCTAGTAATACAATACCTTCTACTACGTTATCGGAATCTGCATCCATATTGGCAACTCAACGAACATCAGCAGTGTGTATTAAtaatgagaaaataaaattacgctTAAAATTGGAAAAGAAGGAACCGGTATCTCCTGCCTATAAAGTAGATATTTCATTTGTACCTTCACCACCACTTTCAGCATCGGAAACGCCAGTGTCGAGCACGTTAAACGTACCAACTAAAAGTAATAATAGTGTTCTACTTAACAAGAATATAAACCAAAATACCACAGTTTTATCGGTTTCTTCTCAACAGCTACAGAATCCGCAAGATAATTCTTCTGTTGTACAACACCAAACGAttgatttcacaaattttaagcCTCCGCAAATAGCTGTAAATGTTACTCCGAATTGTTCAACTGATGAACCACGAGTACCCCCATTACACATCAGTTTAAGGGGTGGCAAAAATTCAATTGTGATTAAAAGTAGTCGAAAAGACCGTAAGAAACCACAGAGTTTGCCAAATACGTCGTCAGTTGTATCGAGTGAAGATGGTGAAGATGTTGGTTCTAAgcatatacctaataaacaGTCACAAATGTCAGATGTGTGTACAGAGATTAGGACTCAAGAGAAAATGCAGCATTTGTATATTTCCCCAAACCCTACATCATCAGTCTTTAACTGTAGTGGAAGCGGCAACAATTCCGTCACACTAATGACATCAGCACGTTTACCAACATTCCCGATTTCGAGTGATGATCTTTCATCGTCAGCAACGTCAACGACAACGCCTTCCTTCTTGGGTAACAAGAATGGACTCACAATAAGTGCAATTAAATCGCTTGATACAAAGAGCGGTAGTAGCTTAaatgacaataaaaatataataattggtTCGACTAATGTAGGTACATTACCGTTTCCACCACAATTGATGCATCAATCACAATATCAAAAACATACGTCCCATCAACTGTCACAAACTTGTAAAGATCCATCAAGCTTACCTGGTACCATAACTAATACGTTATctaacaataatatattaacTTGCTCCAGTgataattctgtaaatataccAAATCGTGTGATAAATACAATGAATTTAAAGACACCAGCCACAATTACACCTATTGGTATGGGTGGAGGTAAACCACTGACAAAAAATCACAAACCACCGTCTTACATAACAGCTGTTCATCAACTTCAACTTCAAAAGCATCAACAAAAACAGTTGCAGAAGCAAGCGAAATTTGGAGCTCTTAATGAAAGTCAATCAGCACAGGAAACAATTGTAGCAGTAGCAACTATGCTGCCAAGTGCAACAACCCTAAAACGAGTTACAATACCAAAATCTTCAGTAGAACAAGATGATCTAGTTGATAAATCAGAAAGTGTTACTTTTAAAGCTGAAAGCATTGTGAAAACAGAAGTCAAAATATCTCATTCAAATTTACCAACAACCAAGAACCAATCGCATGAAGCTGTGCAAGGTGAATCTGTTCCAGTTATTCAAATACCTGTAACCAATGGAACCGTAAGTGTAAATAACGTTGTTGTATCAGGTCATCAAGGAAATGCAGTTGGTACTTCACCACCTGCTCTAATTAATGTAACGCTTCGTAACTCGCCGGCAAGTAACGGAAGTGGTACCCCTGGTCATGGTAATGGAAATGGAACAGGCGAGGATAGTGGTATTGAGTCTATGGATGCGTTATCAGAAAAAAGTCCTCATCAACAATCGTCTAGTAGTCCAACTCAACAGCAGATAAACAGCGGTAGTGTTGGGAGTACAAGCAATGAAAAATCAGCAGCAACATCTAGTGACGgaaaaaattctttgaaaaaCAATATATCGAAAGAAAAAGTAGATCAtaccaaaaatataaatgagaaaaataaactCGAATTAAACTTAAAACCACAAAGAAAAGATAATTTGTTGGATTATACAGATGACGAAATTGAAAAGGCTTTGGCCAGAATGGAAGGATTTCATGAAGATTATTTGGAAGTTAACTCAAATGCATCAACTATTGTTAGCACAGTTGAACAAATGCCTTCTGAATCAATTGTAATCACAAAAAACGCGATATCTCCTTCCAAAATCAAAGGTACAATAAATGGAGCGTTATTAGAACATATTACCGAAACTTCAACagataataatgaaaatgaattaTCGGAACAAATAATTGAATCCCTTACCCCTAAAGAAAAGAACTCTTCACAATATACAGAAAGAAATATTGTATTAGATGATAAATATAAATCGGAGATTAGTGTAGAAAAACCAATTTGTTCCAGGAAACTTAATGTGAAGGCCAGTGAAAACCTGTCAATAGATGATGGAGGCAAGACAATATTTGAAGGTAAAAAACAAGGGGATgaatcaaatatttattcacaACGTTCGGATTCTATTTACCCTCCTATATCTATTGAAATTCCAACGCAAAGCGAAACGGAATGTAATCGAATTCGCACTCGTGCTAGTAGTCGATTGGAAAGTCCCGTGGATATAAATAAATCAAGTCCAACATCGAATGAATCAAATGCAAATTCTTCTGTAGTCACTGGCATCAAACAACTTAATACAACGCGAGCGTCTTCAATTGGTAGTGTCAGCCCACAATTAAGTGTGACAATTTCTGGTAGTGAAACTCAGTTTGGTGTAGGGAATAAGCGTAAGCGTCAAGAATCTGATACTAGTGCTAATAACTCTCAACTCAATGAATGTACTGAACAAAAGCGTTTACGGACAGGCAGTATAAGTAGCGCTACAAGCAATGTTGCTGTTGATGATAATGTGAGGAATATGAATGATTTATCTTCAGCAAATGATGTGCAGGATGTCTCAAAAATCAGCTGTAGCAGAAAATGTGAGGAATCTTCTGACTCTGATGAACCATTGATCGAAGTGGCAGAAAAAGTAAGAAATTCAAAGGCCGGCAATGTTGCCAACTTTAACAATACTGAAGCAGCTATTCAGGCAACGCTGGTAAATTTAGCAGCGTCAGGAAAAATGGAGTTTTGCAATACATCCAGTTTAGATAAAAATACTCGCAATAGTCGAACCATAATACATCCAAGTA attaa